From a region of the Aerosakkonema funiforme FACHB-1375 genome:
- a CDS encoding acylphosphatase, which translates to MSQQDKIRAHVFVSGIVQGVGYRYSTLKQAQRVGVGGWVRNVPDGRVEAVFEGTKANVEAMIRWCYRGSPSAEVTDVAVEYEQPQGMESFAIERRG; encoded by the coding sequence ATGTCACAACAAGATAAAATCCGCGCCCACGTTTTTGTTTCCGGTATCGTTCAGGGTGTGGGTTATCGCTATTCAACTTTAAAACAGGCGCAACGGGTGGGTGTAGGCGGTTGGGTACGCAACGTCCCGGATGGGCGCGTGGAAGCTGTTTTTGAAGGAACTAAGGCAAATGTAGAAGCGATGATTCGCTGGTGTTATCGGGGAAGTCCATCTGCTGAGGTTACGGATGTGGCGGTTGAGTACGAACAACCTCAAGGTATGGAGAGTTTTGCGATCGAAAGGCGGGGTTAG
- a CDS encoding response regulator, with the protein MNQGYPLNRKVLIADDDDDSRTMLAFLLESEGWQIAEARNGKEALEKLTEECPQVLILDNRMPELTGAEVYQHIQQEGIKIPVVLMTAFSDLEELASSLGIRYYLPKPVDVPLVLATVESAYAEYQK; encoded by the coding sequence ATGAATCAAGGCTATCCATTAAATAGAAAAGTGCTAATTGCAGACGATGATGATGATAGTCGAACTATGCTCGCTTTTCTACTTGAAAGCGAGGGTTGGCAAATTGCCGAAGCACGTAATGGTAAAGAAGCTTTAGAAAAATTGACGGAGGAATGCCCGCAGGTATTGATTTTAGATAATCGAATGCCAGAGTTAACCGGAGCGGAAGTATACCAGCATATCCAGCAGGAAGGAATCAAAATTCCGGTTGTATTGATGACAGCATTCAGCGATTTGGAAGAATTAGCTTCATCTTTGGGCATTCGTTATTACTTACCTAAGCCGGTGGATGTGCCGCTCGTACTGGCGACGGTTGAGTCTGCTTACGCGGAATATCAAAAATGA
- a CDS encoding CPBP family glutamic-type intramembrane protease, protein MSFGSFIAMAAIDKLVFRVSRAFTTLPSIDNGLLCALLLAILALISLPLGFKFGFLQIDVLKESWPKVVKIIAISLLFPAITEELFFRVLLLPHPTENVSTTKLVLWIFISLVAFIVYHPLNAISFFPAGLKTFFNPIFLSLAALLGGACTVAYLQSGSLWLTVVIHWLVVVVWLLLLGGYRKLHE, encoded by the coding sequence ATGAGTTTTGGATCTTTTATCGCTATGGCTGCGATCGATAAGTTAGTATTCCGTGTCAGCAGAGCTTTTACCACCCTTCCCAGCATTGATAATGGGTTGCTCTGTGCCTTATTATTAGCGATATTGGCATTGATTTCATTGCCGCTCGGTTTCAAATTTGGCTTTTTACAAATTGATGTTTTAAAAGAATCGTGGCCAAAGGTTGTCAAGATTATAGCAATTTCTCTGCTATTCCCTGCCATCACCGAGGAACTATTTTTTCGCGTTTTACTTTTACCGCATCCTACAGAAAATGTTTCTACAACAAAATTGGTATTGTGGATATTTATCAGTTTGGTTGCATTTATAGTTTATCATCCGCTCAACGCCATCAGCTTCTTTCCAGCCGGACTCAAAACATTTTTCAATCCCATTTTCCTATCATTAGCGGCGCTGCTAGGTGGTGCCTGTACCGTTGCTTACCTGCAAAGCGGTTCCCTCTGGCTGACCGTGGTAATCCACTGGCTAGTTGTGGTAGTCTGGTTGCTTTTGTTAGGCGGATATAGGAAACTACATGAGTAG
- the bioF gene encoding 8-amino-7-oxononanoate synthase, producing MTTDPYAWLDKSLTTIHRADWYRSVQTIQGLPGAIVRLEGQPVINFASNDYLGLAGDQRAIAAAVAAAKEFGTGSTGSRLLSGHRELHRQLEEAIASLKQTEDALVFSSGYLANLGAIASLVGKRDLILSDRYNHSSLKNGAILSGATVIEYAHCNVEDLEDLLHQHRQQYRRCLIITDSVFSMDGDLCPLPALLDLAEKFSSMVLVDEAHATGVLGANGAGCVEHFHCTGLPLIQIGTLSKALASLGGYVAGSSTLIDFLRNRAPSWIYTTGLTPADTAAALAAINIVKQEPQRRTQLWGNVNYLKHLFAEYLPHLKLLPSQSPIICFQVDNPQAALKIAYQLKASGIFVPAIRPPTVPTSRIRISVMAIHEPAHIDKLVQTLTEIV from the coding sequence ATGACAACCGATCCTTACGCTTGGCTGGATAAATCCCTTACCACAATTCATCGGGCAGATTGGTATCGCTCTGTACAAACTATCCAGGGTCTGCCAGGAGCCATTGTACGGCTGGAAGGACAGCCTGTAATTAATTTTGCCAGTAACGATTATTTGGGATTGGCGGGAGATCAGCGTGCGATCGCAGCAGCAGTTGCGGCGGCGAAGGAATTCGGGACAGGTAGCACCGGTTCCCGACTGCTAAGCGGACACCGAGAACTGCATCGGCAATTGGAGGAAGCGATCGCATCCCTCAAACAAACTGAAGACGCCTTGGTATTCAGTTCTGGGTATTTGGCCAATTTGGGAGCGATCGCCTCTCTTGTCGGAAAACGGGATTTAATTCTCTCTGACCGATACAATCACTCCAGCCTCAAAAATGGAGCCATCCTCAGCGGTGCAACCGTCATCGAATACGCCCACTGTAATGTAGAAGATTTGGAAGATCTACTACATCAACATCGACAACAATACCGACGCTGCTTGATAATTACCGATAGCGTCTTCAGTATGGATGGCGACTTATGTCCCTTACCCGCACTGTTAGATTTAGCGGAAAAATTCAGCAGCATGGTGCTAGTTGATGAAGCGCACGCCACGGGAGTTTTGGGTGCAAATGGAGCCGGTTGCGTGGAACATTTCCACTGTACCGGATTGCCGCTTATTCAAATAGGAACTCTCAGCAAAGCTTTAGCTAGTTTGGGTGGATATGTCGCCGGTTCTTCTACTTTAATTGATTTTCTGCGTAACCGCGCTCCCAGCTGGATTTACACTACTGGGCTCACTCCTGCCGATACAGCTGCGGCATTGGCAGCAATTAATATAGTCAAACAAGAACCCCAACGTCGCACTCAATTGTGGGGCAATGTTAATTATTTGAAACATCTTTTTGCCGAATATCTACCCCATCTCAAACTACTGCCTTCGCAATCGCCAATTATTTGCTTTCAAGTAGATAATCCACAGGCAGCTTTAAAGATTGCTTATCAGTTGAAGGCATCTGGTATTTTTGTTCCCGCGATTCGCCCTCCCACCGTGCCGACAAGCCGAATTCGCATCTCGGTGATGGCAATTCACGAACCTGCCCATATTGATAAATTAGTGCAAACTTTGACAGAAATTGTGTGA
- a CDS encoding endonuclease dU, with amino-acid sequence MKLESLIRLNRAIRVIGFDDAPFVRRRGSQVAIAGIICANTRFEGMVWGRVRQDGWNATDTICKLLIGGKFLPQLHILLLDGIAFGGFNVIDLPLLSQRLALPCVAVMRRQPDIIAIEEAIHRLPQPEKRLKILRRAGTIHEFGPFFFQVCGETPEITAAVLQRLTDCGKVPEALRLAHLIGAAIVKGESGSCA; translated from the coding sequence ATGAAACTAGAATCTTTAATCAGACTCAATCGTGCCATTCGCGTCATCGGCTTCGACGACGCGCCTTTCGTGCGTCGAAGGGGAAGTCAGGTTGCGATCGCAGGTATCATTTGTGCAAATACGCGCTTTGAGGGTATGGTGTGGGGAAGGGTGCGACAAGATGGCTGGAACGCTACCGACACAATTTGTAAATTACTCATCGGTGGCAAATTTCTCCCACAATTGCATATTCTACTGCTAGACGGTATAGCTTTCGGTGGTTTTAATGTTATAGACCTACCGTTACTTTCCCAAAGGCTTGCACTCCCCTGCGTGGCAGTTATGCGCCGTCAGCCAGATATTATCGCTATAGAAGAAGCAATTCATCGCCTTCCACAACCAGAAAAACGTCTTAAAATACTGCGTCGTGCAGGTACTATTCACGAGTTTGGGCCGTTTTTCTTTCAAGTTTGCGGTGAAACTCCGGAAATAACTGCTGCGGTGCTGCAACGGCTGACGGACTGCGGAAAAGTTCCGGAAGCTTTACGTCTGGCACATTTAATTGGTGCAGCTATAGTTAAGGGCGAAAGTGGCAGTTGTGCTTGA
- a CDS encoding sigma-54-dependent transcriptional regulator family protein yields MRSNLLKNALEAGRKYIATGAISADMLRQEIYRAWERSHLEGANPRTLQADKLSTLDTERLLERQSFLIDAARPYLRVLSQAAGHERHAVMLSEQNAIVLDVVGDEQSVHGPEAVPGPGSLLSEAVAGANGLGTPLAEDGYAEIIASEHFIQGFHPFTCQGIPLRNDKKEVMGVLSISVRRPEVGQRLKEILLCASHGIEAELLQKRLQEDVRRVLTSHPDDGQPLEQLRQDIVQAHNAGRLRLEVVSRLVAGNRFEYALQLLRQAEESIQLFRRRAALWRDLASLEVGAIQPISLTDTVRDLVDLLSTEATIRKIEIFICFPEEVRVQADRRTLSRRLFRDFIQAFDLVGKGGAVRIEIHKIPHTSSGQVSLIPMPAPDRVQSAPIPFILTLPIGNYNP; encoded by the coding sequence ATGAGATCGAATTTATTAAAGAATGCTTTAGAAGCCGGACGTAAATACATAGCCACAGGTGCAATTTCTGCGGATATGTTGCGCCAAGAAATTTACCGTGCCTGGGAAAGGTCGCACCTAGAGGGAGCTAATCCCCGCACTTTGCAAGCAGATAAGCTATCAACTTTGGATACAGAGCGCTTACTAGAAAGACAGAGTTTTCTGATCGATGCCGCTCGTCCATATTTAAGGGTACTATCTCAGGCAGCCGGACACGAGCGCCACGCCGTCATGCTAAGCGAGCAAAATGCGATCGTACTCGACGTAGTAGGCGACGAGCAGAGCGTACATGGGCCCGAAGCAGTTCCGGGGCCGGGATCTTTACTATCAGAAGCAGTAGCTGGTGCCAACGGTCTGGGAACACCCTTAGCTGAAGACGGTTATGCAGAAATTATCGCCTCAGAGCATTTTATCCAGGGATTTCATCCCTTCACCTGCCAGGGAATTCCCCTGCGTAACGACAAAAAAGAAGTTATGGGAGTCCTCAGTATCTCTGTGCGGCGACCGGAGGTGGGGCAGCGCCTCAAAGAAATCTTGCTTTGTGCCTCCCACGGCATCGAAGCAGAATTGCTGCAAAAGCGCTTGCAAGAAGATGTTCGCCGCGTACTTACATCTCACCCAGATGATGGCCAACCATTAGAACAATTGCGCCAAGATATAGTTCAAGCCCATAATGCCGGACGCTTGCGACTGGAGGTAGTATCTCGTTTGGTTGCGGGAAACCGCTTCGAGTATGCGCTACAATTACTCCGACAAGCTGAAGAATCAATTCAACTATTTCGTCGCCGCGCTGCTCTTTGGCGCGATTTAGCTTCATTAGAGGTAGGAGCAATCCAACCGATATCCCTAACCGATACTGTTCGCGATTTAGTCGATCTGCTCTCCACCGAAGCAACAATACGTAAGATTGAAATTTTCATATGCTTTCCAGAGGAAGTTAGAGTACAGGCAGATCGGAGAACCCTTTCACGCAGGCTTTTTCGGGATTTTATACAAGCTTTCGATCTGGTAGGAAAAGGGGGTGCAGTACGGATCGAAATACATAAAATCCCTCATACCTCATCGGGGCAAGTAAGTTTAATTCCGATGCCAGCACCCGATCGTGTACAATCAGCCCCAATACCATTTATTCTGACGCTGCCAATAGGAAATTACAATCCATGA
- a CDS encoding ADP-ribosylglycohydrolase family protein translates to MLLKGCGSGCLFGLALGDALGAVTEFLNVDEILRRFPPNGPQEPTGNPARVTDDTQMALCVGEALIEAGGVYTASSLEPLLRRAFVTWLHSPDNNRAPGRTCLNACGKLEEGLPWERATVADSKGCGANMRVAPVGLLPLGGDSSLRGAIAQFQAALTHGHPTALAASDLTAYAIADLAAGGTPEQLPQRLRSYALSQRTVYRSDWLGSLWQRPYINTPEEFISRGWDECLSVLDRLDAALAEPNRDRDPCEATGEGWIAEEAFATGLLCFLLFPEEPVAALRRAAVTSGDSDSIACLTGAFAGAYLGMEAWPSYWTSRIEYRQRLAALGELWDG, encoded by the coding sequence ATGCTGTTAAAGGGTTGTGGTTCTGGATGCTTGTTTGGTTTGGCTTTGGGCGATGCGCTTGGTGCTGTTACTGAGTTTTTGAATGTTGATGAGATTTTGCGTCGTTTCCCGCCCAATGGCCCGCAGGAACCAACAGGTAATCCCGCCCGCGTTACGGACGATACGCAGATGGCGTTATGTGTGGGGGAGGCGTTGATTGAGGCGGGTGGGGTTTACACTGCCAGCAGTTTGGAACCTTTGCTGCGACGTGCTTTTGTCACTTGGTTACACAGTCCGGATAATAACCGCGCCCCCGGTCGAACTTGCTTGAATGCTTGTGGGAAGCTGGAGGAGGGTTTGCCGTGGGAGAGGGCGACTGTTGCTGACTCGAAGGGTTGCGGTGCGAATATGCGGGTTGCACCTGTGGGTTTGTTGCCTTTGGGGGGAGATAGTTCGCTTCGGGGTGCGATCGCGCAATTTCAAGCAGCGCTAACTCACGGTCATCCTACCGCCCTCGCAGCTTCGGATTTGACTGCTTATGCGATCGCCGATCTGGCTGCTGGTGGAACTCCGGAACAATTGCCCCAGCGACTCCGCAGCTACGCTTTATCCCAGCGCACAGTTTACCGCAGCGATTGGTTGGGGTCGCTTTGGCAACGTCCGTACATCAATACGCCAGAAGAATTTATCAGTCGCGGATGGGATGAATGTCTGTCGGTACTCGATCGTCTCGATGCTGCATTGGCAGAACCAAATCGCGATCGCGACCCCTGCGAAGCTACGGGTGAGGGATGGATAGCAGAGGAAGCTTTTGCTACTGGTTTGTTGTGTTTTCTGTTATTTCCAGAAGAACCCGTGGCGGCGTTGCGTCGTGCGGCAGTTACTTCTGGTGATTCGGATTCGATCGCTTGTTTGACTGGCGCTTTTGCAGGTGCTTATTTGGGCATGGAGGCATGGCCTTCATATTGGACGAGTCGGATCGAGTATCGCCAAAGACTTGCAGCTTTGGGGGAATTGTGGGATGGGTAG
- the modA gene encoding molybdate ABC transporter substrate-binding protein → MKKQRALVLIISIAIINLVFLSCNLQQAKPVALLISAATSYQEVLTEIGKIYKQENPHVTLSYNFGPSLFIKEQILKRIPIDLIIFASKVGKNDPELLNLLIPETLQTMPIKNPLVLIADGDSTIPIFNFQDLVNEKVKKIAMGNEKLLVGMQAKETLISLGIYDRLKNKAIFTGEDIRQILKAVETNEADAGITYLTEAKVSDKVKIVAIAPENTHFQIIYNAAVVKRCQNVPEAQKFIQFLSSETGKEIAKKYGFTLINK, encoded by the coding sequence ATGAAAAAGCAACGCGCTCTTGTTTTGATAATCAGTATTGCTATTATCAATCTAGTGTTTTTAAGCTGTAACCTACAACAAGCAAAACCAGTTGCATTACTGATATCAGCAGCGACTAGCTATCAAGAGGTTCTCACAGAAATTGGTAAAATTTACAAGCAAGAAAATCCCCACGTCACTCTAAGCTACAATTTTGGCCCCAGTCTTTTTATAAAAGAACAAATACTAAAACGCATCCCAATAGATCTAATCATTTTCGCATCAAAAGTCGGTAAAAACGACCCGGAATTATTAAATTTATTAATTCCAGAAACTTTGCAAACAATGCCAATAAAAAATCCGCTTGTCTTAATTGCCGATGGTGACTCTACTATCCCTATTTTTAATTTTCAAGACTTAGTTAATGAGAAAGTAAAGAAAATCGCTATGGGTAATGAAAAATTATTAGTAGGTATGCAAGCAAAGGAAACTCTAATTTCTCTAGGAATTTACGATCGACTTAAAAACAAAGCTATTTTTACAGGCGAAGATATTCGTCAAATCCTAAAAGCGGTAGAAACAAATGAAGCAGATGCAGGGATTACCTATTTAACAGAAGCTAAAGTATCAGATAAAGTTAAAATAGTAGCGATCGCACCGGAAAATACCCATTTTCAGATTATCTATAACGCAGCGGTAGTTAAAAGATGCCAGAATGTGCCTGAAGCACAAAAATTTATTCAATTTCTTTCTAGCGAAACCGGTAAAGAAATAGCTAAAAAATATGGGTTTACGCTAATTAATAAATAG
- the rbsK gene encoding ribokinase translates to MKKVIVFGSINMDLVARSPRLPIPGETILGRDFFTAPGGKGANQAVASARLGIPTQLVGRIGDDNFGRSLLTHLQTFGVQTEHILIDKTAHSGVAIIAVDDSGQNNIIVVPGANGCVNGTDVKNLINLWDNAAVLLLQFEIPLTAVISAAKAAKSVGVKVILDPAPAQIDIPDDFYPLVDIITPNEIEAAQLVGFPVNNFDTAANAASVLLQKGVGTAIVKLGAQGVYCATADSTFFISAFRVQTVDTVAAGDAFNGGLVAAIAEGRSLREGVVWGAAAGAISTTKPGAMSSMCDRETLDRFLNERGFSG, encoded by the coding sequence GTGAAAAAGGTTATCGTCTTCGGCAGCATTAACATGGATTTGGTGGCCCGATCTCCCCGCTTGCCAATTCCCGGCGAAACTATCCTGGGTCGTGACTTTTTTACCGCGCCGGGAGGGAAAGGTGCAAATCAGGCGGTGGCATCTGCAAGATTGGGTATTCCTACTCAGTTAGTTGGGCGTATTGGCGATGACAATTTTGGTCGATCGCTCCTCACCCATCTTCAAACATTTGGTGTCCAAACAGAGCATATATTAATAGATAAAACAGCACATTCCGGCGTCGCTATTATCGCCGTAGATGACTCAGGGCAAAATAATATTATCGTTGTTCCCGGTGCGAACGGGTGCGTAAATGGCACTGATGTAAAAAATTTGATTAATTTGTGGGATAACGCCGCTGTATTGCTGCTTCAATTCGAGATTCCTTTAACGGCAGTAATTTCAGCCGCAAAAGCCGCTAAAAGTGTCGGTGTGAAGGTGATTCTCGACCCCGCACCGGCGCAAATAGATATCCCCGATGACTTTTACCCACTCGTCGATATTATTACGCCGAATGAAATTGAAGCGGCACAATTAGTTGGTTTTCCGGTTAATAATTTTGACACTGCTGCTAATGCGGCATCTGTCTTGCTTCAAAAAGGTGTGGGAACTGCGATCGTCAAATTGGGCGCACAAGGAGTTTACTGTGCGACAGCGGACTCAACATTTTTTATATCGGCTTTTCGAGTGCAAACGGTTGATACGGTAGCAGCTGGGGATGCTTTTAATGGTGGTTTGGTTGCAGCTATTGCTGAAGGGCGATCGCTGCGAGAGGGGGTGGTTTGGGGTGCTGCGGCTGGGGCTATTTCTACTACTAAGCCGGGTGCGATGTCTTCGATGTGCGATCGGGAAACATTGGATAGGTTTCTGAATGAGAGGGGTTTTTCTGGTTAG
- a CDS encoding DUF3226 domain-containing protein: MPKAQKPPKPKPQQLLVEGKNDQHVIWALCEKYRVPETFSVEVPTDENGQGIEVLLEGLSDRLKAENLRTLGIVVDADRDLLARWQSLRYKLSTSGYQDIPETPPPEGWVYAPPDLPKVGVWLMPNNQLPGMLEDFVAHLIPSDDILCPKADGILQEIEQAGINCYSLVHHPKALIHTWLAWQETPGMPMGQAITARVLRHESAIAIAFLEWLKDLFNPALPTS, translated from the coding sequence ATGCCAAAAGCACAAAAACCTCCCAAACCAAAACCTCAACAGTTATTAGTTGAAGGGAAGAATGACCAGCACGTCATATGGGCTTTGTGCGAAAAATATCGAGTACCAGAAACTTTTTCTGTGGAAGTGCCGACAGACGAAAATGGACAAGGAATTGAGGTACTTTTAGAGGGATTATCAGATAGGTTAAAAGCAGAAAATTTACGTACACTAGGTATTGTAGTTGATGCCGATCGCGATTTACTGGCACGTTGGCAATCCCTGCGATATAAACTCAGTACCAGCGGTTATCAAGATATCCCCGAAACACCACCGCCAGAAGGTTGGGTTTACGCACCACCAGATTTACCAAAAGTGGGAGTTTGGTTAATGCCTAACAATCAACTACCTGGAATGTTAGAAGATTTTGTTGCCCATCTTATCCCCTCAGATGATATTTTGTGTCCGAAAGCAGACGGTATTTTGCAAGAAATCGAACAAGCTGGTATCAACTGCTATAGCTTAGTTCACCATCCCAAAGCTTTGATTCATACTTGGTTAGCTTGGCAAGAAACACCGGGGATGCCTATGGGACAGGCAATCACAGCGCGTGTGTTGCGTCACGAATCTGCAATTGCGATCGCATTTCTGGAATGGTTAAAGGATCTCTTCAATCCAGCACTACCAACGAGTTAA
- a CDS encoding response regulator yields the protein MTKKVLIVDDEPNILILMEQALEKLEDEGVELLTATNGEEALEAIQTEKPDLVFLDVMMPKMNGFDVCNTVKKELQMQDVYIIMLTAKGQEFDKQKGNDVGAYLYMTKPFRPKTVLEKSIEILGLSISD from the coding sequence ATGACAAAAAAAGTTTTGATTGTAGATGACGAACCAAATATTTTGATTTTGATGGAGCAAGCACTTGAAAAGTTAGAAGATGAGGGCGTAGAATTACTGACAGCTACAAATGGTGAGGAAGCTCTTGAGGCTATCCAAACGGAAAAACCCGATTTAGTTTTCCTCGATGTGATGATGCCGAAAATGAATGGTTTTGATGTTTGCAATACCGTTAAAAAAGAACTGCAAATGCAAGATGTTTACATTATAATGTTAACCGCTAAAGGTCAAGAATTTGATAAACAAAAAGGCAATGATGTGGGAGCATATCTTTACATGACAAAACCTTTTCGTCCGAAAACCGTGCTGGAAAAATCGATAGAGATTTTGGGTTTATCAATATCAGATTAA
- a CDS encoding DUF1823 family protein codes for MSNLPPLNTETIWAIINDTIDDATVNQLVWHCLGYRHDEISGKWDASGVAEEWQNEYPEPPDFIESRPATVKLTRSIPPENKQLLKESLGFKGYKIGEFGPRQTRRATAANWLLSYLRQTSLKEPGLA; via the coding sequence ATGTCTAACTTACCGCCGCTAAATACCGAAACCATCTGGGCAATTATCAACGATACTATTGACGATGCAACAGTCAACCAACTCGTTTGGCATTGCTTGGGATATCGCCATGACGAAATTTCTGGCAAATGGGATGCTTCCGGCGTTGCAGAGGAATGGCAAAATGAATATCCAGAACCGCCTGATTTTATAGAAAGCCGTCCCGCAACCGTAAAACTGACTCGTTCCATTCCTCCTGAAAATAAACAACTGTTGAAAGAAAGCTTGGGTTTTAAGGGTTACAAAATCGGAGAATTCGGCCCTCGGCAGACTCGACGGGCTACGGCAGCAAATTGGCTGTTAAGTTATCTGCGACAAACAAGTCTAAAGGAACCTGGTTTAGCCTAG
- a CDS encoding AAA family ATPase, whose protein sequence is MITCDRILKLCEYCDRIFPLPSNMGNDNRCTAEGFMLRDLTIQNYRCFKDFHIDGLARVNLIVGSNNSGKTSLLEAVYLLVNQVNLEPLINFLYNRGEIADYSISQSSFVRGEIERRSGYEIRHIFYGHQLNTEQTISVRSEKEAPLSVQFQIKEPERIQKPPGFDLFLTPEGGSIEPSKFLLLFSDGRGTTMPIPIRDDGLITGKAFRQWNEHQPHAFVTTSNSRLFTQNISSNFFLTTTNINFQQMAVFWDKITLTPKEESVVAALQILEPNIERISFTSRQSSSSGVLLKLHGQHNPINLGSMGEGMRRMLSLAMAAVTVENGLLLVDEIETGLYYEAQTDMWRLIFSTAKRLNLQVFATTHSWDCIAGFQEALAEFEDNSVGKLFRLSRRDEKIRAVEYTADELAVAVRQSIEVR, encoded by the coding sequence GTGATAACTTGCGATCGTATTTTAAAGCTTTGCGAGTACTGCGATCGCATTTTCCCTCTACCCTCTAATATGGGAAATGACAACCGCTGCACAGCAGAGGGCTTTATGCTACGCGATCTTACCATCCAAAACTATCGCTGCTTCAAAGATTTCCACATCGACGGTTTGGCGCGTGTCAATCTGATCGTCGGTTCAAATAACAGCGGCAAAACCAGCCTCCTGGAAGCTGTCTATTTATTGGTTAATCAAGTTAACCTTGAACCTTTAATTAATTTCTTATATAATCGGGGTGAAATCGCAGATTACTCTATATCTCAGTCCTCTTTTGTTAGGGGAGAAATTGAGCGCCGAAGCGGTTATGAAATAAGACATATTTTTTATGGCCATCAGCTAAATACTGAGCAAACTATTTCTGTGCGATCGGAAAAAGAAGCTCCCTTATCTGTTCAATTCCAGATCAAAGAACCTGAGCGTATTCAGAAACCTCCTGGCTTTGATCTATTCTTGACTCCTGAAGGGGGGTCAATTGAGCCATCAAAGTTTTTGCTTTTATTTTCAGACGGACGGGGTACTACAATGCCTATACCCATCCGCGATGATGGCTTGATTACAGGGAAAGCCTTTCGGCAATGGAATGAACATCAGCCTCATGCTTTTGTAACAACTAGCAATTCAAGACTTTTTACCCAAAACATTAGCTCAAATTTCTTTCTCACAACGACCAACATAAATTTTCAACAAATGGCTGTGTTTTGGGATAAAATCACACTAACCCCGAAAGAAGAAAGCGTGGTAGCAGCGTTGCAAATATTAGAGCCAAATATAGAACGTATTAGTTTCACCAGCAGACAAAGTTCTAGTAGTGGCGTTCTGCTGAAACTTCACGGACAGCACAACCCAATTAACCTGGGTAGTATGGGTGAGGGAATGCGTCGTATGCTATCTCTAGCAATGGCTGCTGTAACAGTTGAAAATGGTTTACTGCTAGTAGATGAGATTGAAACTGGCTTATATTACGAAGCCCAAACTGATATGTGGCGTTTAATTTTTTCAACAGCAAAACGGTTAAATTTACAGGTTTTTGCTACTACTCATAGTTGGGATTGTATAGCGGGTTTTCAAGAAGCATTGGCTGAATTTGAAGATAATTCAGTCGGAAAATTATTCCGCTTAAGTCGGCGCGATGAAAAGATACGTGCAGTTGAATACACCGCAGATGAATTAGCAGTTGCCGTTCGGCAAAGTATTGAGGTACGGTGA
- a CDS encoding J domain-containing protein has translation MSNVEQYYRILELEPGATLEEIRQGYKDLAMVWHPDRFPNHPRLRQKAHKKLQLINEAHEKLRSFAPVAATIASPPHSESARSQPSPSSPSNSKDYYKQPPPKPQEEDYRKYTYEYTPFKNFSRKDVDTWLD, from the coding sequence ATGAGTAATGTGGAGCAATACTATAGAATACTTGAGCTAGAACCGGGCGCTACACTGGAGGAAATTCGTCAGGGATACAAAGACTTAGCGATGGTGTGGCATCCAGACCGTTTTCCCAATCATCCCAGACTCCGACAAAAAGCTCATAAAAAATTGCAACTAATTAACGAAGCGCACGAAAAGTTACGGTCATTTGCGCCTGTTGCTGCGACGATCGCATCTCCACCGCACTCTGAGTCGGCGCGATCGCAACCATCCCCATCATCCCCATCAAACAGTAAAGATTACTACAAACAGCCACCTCCCAAGCCTCAAGAAGAAGACTACAGAAAATATACTTACGAATATACGCCTTTCAAAAATTTCAGCCGCAAAGATGTCGATACGTGGTTAGATTAA